A region from the Plutella xylostella chromosome 6, ilPluXylo3.1, whole genome shotgun sequence genome encodes:
- the LOC105382494 gene encoding single insulin-like growth factor-binding domain protein-2, with translation MSGWWLVVAMVLVASARGWDCVCNPRECEVLEPSGCPGQGVVVWDPCRCCKVCARTLGEECGGFRGTCEPGLKCYEDSCTPIT, from the exons ATGTCTGGCTGGTGGCTGGTGGTGGCGATGGTGCTGGTGGCGTCGGCGCGGGGCTGGGACTGCGTGTGCAACCCGCGCGAGTGCGAGGTGCTGGAGCCCAGCGGCTGCCCCGGACAGGGCGTCGTGGTCTGGGATCCTTGCAG ATGCTGTAAGGTCTGCGCTCGGACGCTCGGCGAGGAATGTGGGGGGTTCCGGGGCACGTGCGAGCCGGGACTCAAGTGTTATGAAGACTCCTGCACGCCCATCACGTGA